A window from Schistosoma haematobium chromosome 3, whole genome shotgun sequence encodes these proteins:
- the CBLL1_2 gene encoding Cbl proto-oncoprotein, E3 ubiquitin protein ligase-like 1 (EggNog:ENOG410VIMN~COG:E): protein MNIKELLTRIVSSVRKADRVLESSSQPTAADDTELIDLTVNSDDELCEISTKLDDAITTKYPELTEIVDKFNDLLRQQQQHEEEGNVVNQSNNLWLSLASLEREIFPQVIGQNSPSLLSLLAEAINDGVNNVNLVSIKSFFLIS from the exons ATGAATATCAAGGAATTATTGACTCGAATCGTATCGTCTGTGCGTAAGGCGGATCGAGTTTTGGAATCATCGTCACAACCAACAGCAGCAGATGATACGGAACTTATTGACCTGACAGTTAATTCAGACGATGAATTATGTGAGATTTCAACGAAACTTGACG ATGCTATCACAACTAAGTATCCCGAATTGACAGAGATTGTAGACAAATTTAATGATTTGTTAagacaacaacagcaacacgAAGAAGAAGGTAATGTTGTGAATCAATCCAACAATTTGTGGTTATCACTGGCATCATTGGAACGTGAAATTTTCCCACAAGTAATTGGTCAGAATTCTCCATCTTTATTAAGTCTACTTGCTGAAGCTATAAATGACGGTGTGAACAATGTGAATTTAGTAAGCATCAagtctttttttcttatttcctAA